The Malus domestica chromosome 13, GDT2T_hap1 genome includes a window with the following:
- the LOC103452218 gene encoding uncharacterized protein, giving the protein MLWSETVRVSEMMEASGKKKTETDRFTDTVFSWSLEDILDENLYKNQVEEIPKSFQSVQHYFGSYLFPLLEETRAQVHSSMETIYRAPFAEVVAFEEAKPHGKNLYDVKVDYWRNRFSDRGKEPYKTLPGDLFILADAKPETVSDLQRVGRSWAFVSVTRVSENDNEDDSTSLSFKVKASKEFEDESSAWKSLVLVFLVNLIPNGRIWKSLNMFGNLKIIREVLRTDFVAQENYHLRSETNDDIRDKWLAESLSAGLNESQTGAVVACLEMLQSDSKSGVQLIWGPPGTGKTRATATLLFTLLRMNCRTLICAPTNVAITEVASRVVKMVTQAESNAMFCPLGQILLFGNKERLKVGSDIEDIYMDNRVKRLGECLGPLTGWSSCFASMIGFLEDCVSHYHIFLENEWAKEKGQTSGSEPTEKEYRSDSEVSKGMCKSFLEFFRERFVSTASPLIYCISTFCTHIGKNYILERNFQNMTSLVGLLDSFKSLLFQGNVVSQRLEEIFSRSEVEDVPEPFMDDSFLLYTKRRECLSVLHVLQDSLRGLSLPNFQNQESLMEFCFQRASLIFCTASSSYKLHRVAMDPLTLVVIDEAAQLKECESTIPLQLRGVKHAVLVGDECQLPATVQSNVSDEAGFARSLFERLSLMGHSKHLLNMQYRMHPSISFFPNSNFYYKLLWDAPNVQSRSYEKHYLPGSMFGPYSFINVIGGREEKDEDGRSRKNMVEVAIVLKILRNLYKKWVGSKEKLSIGVVSPYAAQVVEVQEKLGKKYDKLDGFTVKVKTVDGFQGGEEDIIIMSTVRSSKDQSLEFISKPQRINVSLTRARHCLWILGNERTLSNSESVWEALVFDAKIRQCFFNADEDKDLAKSILEVKKEFEQFDDLLNPDSLLFSNKIWKVLFSDIFLKSFKKLKSIRLKKSVLNLLLKLSGGWRPRKRNVNVQTISGNSSAMLRQYKVEGLYVVCSIDIVKEKKYIQVLKIWDILPLEDIPKLKNRLESIFHRYTDDFINRCNETCLDGNLEVPNSWPPTLDIPRFKDLSNNEAESDLVGDTADGRSYVENSQVNESLLLMKFYSLSSGVVNHLLSDREGRELDLPFEVTDQEMEIILYQRSTFILGRSGTGKTTVLTMKLFQKEQCFRLAEQGCLSSQNSSVGQSSSATQERTLHQLFVTVSPKLCFAIKQHVLHLKSFACGGSDSAEKSSIDMADFDEEESQFKDIKDSFQDISPKSYPLVITFHKFLMMLDGTLSNSYFDRFLEARTLTHGQLRSSRSVALQTFIRTKEVNYDRFSLSYWPHFNMQLTKKLDASRVFTEIISHIKGGIGAIEAGDGKLSREDYVHLSEGRGSILSKKKRGEIYDIFQAYEKMKMENGEFDLADFVIDLHHRLRHGKFVGDQMDFVYIDEVQDLTMSQIALFKHVSNNVEEGFVFSGDTAQTIARGIDFRFQDIRHIFYKKFVLESRGNEPHERKEKGQISEVKQLTQNFRTHAGVLKLSQSIVELLYRFFPQSIDILVPETSLIYGEAPVVLESGEDENAIIKIFGNSGNDSANIVGFGAEQVILVRDDDARKEVSKFVGKHALVLTIVECKGLEFQDVLLYNFFGSSPMKRKWSVIYDYMKDQDLLDSTLPQRFQPFSEAKHNILCSELKQLYVAVTRTRQRLWVCENAEEISKPMFDYWKKKCLVQVRQLDDSLAQAMQVASSPEEWKSRGIKLYQEHNYEMATMCFERAGDAYWERRSKAAGLKAIADRMRTSNPEEANTILKEAAEIFDAIGKADSAARCFSDLGEYERAARIYLGKCGDLERAGECFSLAGCYQDAADVYAKGNFFSECLTVCAKGKLFEMGLKYIEYWKEHPVEDTAVATRREGIDKIEQEFLESCALHYCELKDNRSMMKFVRAFHSIISMRNFLKKYASLDELLLLEEGFGNYLEAVEVAKLKGDILLEADFLEKAGKFREASLRILFYVLANSLWSYGSKGWPIKQFSQKKELLSKAKSCANNESESFYEFVCTEVDILLNEQSSLALMKNQMNACERHRSIGGEILSARKILDAHLSSSANKYLWEKELVDDPVKRSEDRISENQVSIHSLMYIWNFWKDKIAYMIECLGCLDTQDFNESQKNGEFCFNYFGVWGLYQNFNPVYVLLISDADWARGLDKRHHGKLVSIDARQLASAARKYWSSELLSVGMKVLDKLEVLYKFPMKNHDPSFSQSWCLIHIREVAVCLLQSKYLKLRDQDTKTLRRFVTSSTESVVARIFPLDSRNSVTENMISFRRNDASKNVLKQVIVEYTSPKNTLSLGKIGRLLMVILGSGKLNSELYELVKDLEGNSPWMAFIRILCRDIKPGNASQVPREVSVIWRLHEALVETYRSNWRVNDYISPGCFMYLVERLVTLATCFQGFVITTRSCFVEWLLYQDEDTNLSLMTADVRPSLNEIVGFVIDVVCGCIFNKEDMIEWIKKSSTNWKNDYSPLLLRLVVLLCMVCVNFGKGLHILDDLLGRNDINQLLPWEFYAVLKSRRSRKSPIINVHVLVAAALQKIGNTMVIASFGVNCSRFLCSDAIFVDMKASQSQSRDDIYRKLFPKLPVLQASHAKSVEAAATQSSSRAISEEGKNCKILPSNSGVVEPLETSVGDSQNAGEEHSVSNESNPKSSPADAASGSQHGSSKETGNQGKNNGQNKEVGAASGSQRGSNETGNQGKKKGKNKRPKKKGGRK; this is encoded by the exons ATGCTGTGGAGTGAGACTGTGAGAGTGAGTGAGATGATGGAGGCTTCAGGCAAGAAGAAGACTGAAACGGACCGTTTCACTGATACCGTGTTTTCTTGGTCACTTGAAGACATTCTCGATGAGAATCTGTACAAGAACCAG GTGGAAGAGATTCCGAAATCATTTCAATCGGTTCAGCATTATTTTGGGTCTTATTTATTCCCCTTGTTGGAGGAAACTAGAGCTCAAGTGCATTCTAGTATGGAAACTATTTACAGAGCACCATTTGCTGAAGTAgttgcttttgaagaagcaaAACCGCATGGGAAAAATCTATATGATGTCAAGGTTGATTACTGGAGAAACAGGTTCAGTGATCGCGGAAAGGAGCCATACAAAACATTGCCCGGGGACCTTTTTATCTTAGCGGATGCTAAACCTGAAACTGTTTCTGATTTACAAAGGGTTGGGAGATCATGGGCTTTTGTATCAGTCACTAGAGTCTCAGAAAACGATAACGAGGATGATAGTACTTCACTTTCTTTTAAAGTCAAGGCATCAAAGGAGTTTGAAGACGAAAGTAGCGCTTGGAAATCATTGGTTTTGGTATTCCTTGTGAATTTAATCCCTAATGGCAGAATATGGAAATCATTGAACATGTTCGGAAATCTGAAGATTATCAGGGAAGTTCTGCGCACCGATTTTGTG GCTCAGGAAAACTATCACCTTCGTTCTGAAACGAATGATGACATCCGGGATAAGTGGTTAGCTGAGAGTTTATCTGCTGGATTGAACGAGTCACAAACAGGGGCAGTTGTGGCCTGTCTTGAAATGCTGCAAAGTGATTCCAAGTCTGGTGTGCAACTTATATGGGGTCCTCCTGGGACAGGAAAAACTAGAGCCACCGCTACTCTGCTTTTTACTCTGTTACGGATGAACTGTAGGACGCTCATTTGTGCCCCAACAAATGTCGCAATAACTGAAGTGGCTTCTCGTGTTGTAAAGATGGTGACTCAAGCAGAGTCTAATGCCATGTTTTGTCCTCTGGGACAAATTCTTCTGTTTGGGAATAAGGAGCGACTCAAAGTTGGTTCAGACATTGAAGATATATATATGGATAACCGTGTCAAAAGGCTTGGCGAGTGCTTGGGGCCGCTGACTGGTTGGAGTAGTTGCTTTGCTTCCATGATCGGTTTTCTTGAAGATTGCGTTTCTCATTACCATATTTTCCTGGAAAATGAGTGGGCCAAAGAGAAAGGACAAACTAGTGGCAGTGAACCGACTGAGAAAGAATACAGAAGTGATAGTGAAGTTAGCAAGGGGATGTGCAAATCGTTTCTTGAATTTTTCAGAGAGAGATTTGTCTCTACTGCATCACCCCTAATATATTGCATTTCTACCTTCTGTACTCATATAGGCAAAAATTACATATTGGAACGTAATTTCCAAAATATGACTTCACTCGTGGGCCTGCTTGATTCCTTTAAATCATTATTGTTTCAAGGGAATGTTGTTTCTCAGAGACTGGAAGAGATTTTCTCTCGTTCAGAAGTTGAAGATGTGCCTGAGCCATTTATGGATGACTCGTTTCTTTTGTACACGAAGAGAAGGGAATGCCTTTCAGTATTACATGTTCTACAGGATTCTCTTAGAGGGCTTAGTCTTCCAAATTTTCAGAACCAAGAATCTCTGATGGAGTTCTGTTTTCAAAGAGCTTCCTTAATATTTTGCACTGCATCCAGTTCATATAAGCTGCATAGAGTGGCAATGGATCCACTGACCCTTGTTGTTATTGATGAAGCTGCACAATTGAAAGAGTGCGAATCAACTATACCGCTGCAACTTCGAGGTGTGAAGCACGCTGTTCTTGTTGGTGATGAATGTCAGTTACCAGCTACGGTGCAAAGCAAT GTGTCTGATGAAGCTGGGTTTGCAAGAAGCTTGTTTGAGAGGTTGAGCTTAATGGGTCACTCCAAACACCTTCTAAATATGCAATACAGAATGCATCCATCAATAAGTTTCTTCCCAAATTCTAATTTCTATTATAAGCTGCTCTGGGACGCTCCAAATGTTCAAAGTAGAAGCTATGAGAAACACTATCTTCCTGGATCAATGTTCGGTCCATATTCCTTTATTAATGTTATTGGTGGAAGAGAGGAGAAAGATGAGGATGGACGTAGTCGGAAGAATATGGTTGAGGTTGCCATTGTATTGAAAATACTACGGAATCTGTACAAAA AATGGGTTGGCTCAAAAGAGAAGCTCAGTATTGGTGTGGTATCTCCTTATGCTGCACAGGTAGTTGAAGTTCAGGAAAAACTTGGAAAGAAGTATGATAAGCTTGATGGCTTTACAGTGAAGGTGAAGACAGTTGATGGGTTTCAGGGCGGGGAAGAAGACATAATTATTATGTCCACTGTACGATCCAGTAAAGACCAATCTCTCGAATTCATATCGAAACCTCAAAGAATTAATGTCTCTCTTACAAGAGCTAG GCACTGTCTCTGGATTTTGGGGAATGAAAGAACGCTATCTAATAGTGAATCTGTTTGGGAGGCCTTGGTCTTTGATGCCAAAATTCGTCAATGCTTTTTTAATGCTGATGAAGACAAGGATTTGGCAAAATCCATATTAGAGGTGAAGAAAGAGTTTGAGCAATTTGATGATTTGCTTAATCCTGACAGCTTACTTTTCAGCAATAAAATATGGAAG gtACTTTTCAGTGATATTTTCCTGAAGTCGTTCAAAAAACTGAAGTCGATCCGTTTGAAGAAGTCAGTGCTTAATCTTCTACTTAAGCTTTCTGGTGGCTGGAGACCAAGAAAGCGAAATGTTAATGTACAGACTATCAGTGGAAACTCGTCAGCAATGTTGAGGCAGTATAAAGTTGAAGGTCTATATGTTGTCTGCTCAATTGACATTGTGAAGGAGAAGAAATACATTCAAGTATTAAAGATTTGGGACATATTGCCTCTAGAGGATATCCCCAAATTGAAAAATCGCTTGGAGAGTATTTTCCATAGATATACAGATGATTTCATCAATCGTTGCAATGAGACGTGTCTTGACGG TAATTTAGAAGTTCCGAATAGCTGGCCACCCACTTTGGATATTCCCCGGTTTAAGGACCTGAGCAACAATGAGGCTGAGAGTGACTTAGTTGGTGACACTGCTGATGGTAGAAGTTATGTTGAGAATTCACAGGTCAACGAGAGTTTATTGCTCATGAAATTTTACTCATTGTCATCTGGTGTTGTGAATCACTTGCTGTCTGACCGCGAGGGTAGAGAGTTAGATCTTCCATTTGAAGTTACTGACCAGGAAATGGAGATTATCCTTTATCAGAGAAGTACCTTTATACTTGGAAGGTCGGGAACAGGGAAAACCACTGTTTTAACCatgaaattatttcaaaaagaACAATGTTTTCGGTTGGCAGAGCAAGGATGCCTTAGTAGTCAAAATAGCAGTGTTGGGCAGAGTTCTTCAGCTACACAGGAAAGAACTCTACACCAGCTTTTTGTGACCGTGAGTCCTAAGCTATGTTTTGCCATCAAGCAACATGTTCTGCACTTGAAAAG TTTTGCATGTGGTGGAAGTGATTCGGCTGAGAAAAGTTCGATTGATATGGCTGATTTTGATGAAGAGGAGTCTCAATTCAAGGATATCAAGGATTCATTTCAGGATATTTCTCCCAAATCTTACCCTCTTGTTATAACATTTCATAAGTTCTTGATGATGCTTGATGGAACGCTGAGTAATTCATACTTTGATAGATTCCTCGAGGCTCGGACACTTACTCACGGTCAATTGAGAAGCTCAAGATCCGTTGCATTGCAGACGTTTATAAGGACAAAGGAGGTTAATTATGATAGATTCAGTTTGTCTTACTGGCCCCATTTCAATATGCAGTTAACGAAGAAGCTTGATGCTTCCAGAGTCTTCACAGAGATAATATCTCATATTAAAGGTGGTATTGGAGCCATAGAAGCAGGTGATGGTAAACTCAGCCGGGAGGATTATGTTCACCTGTCAGAGGGCCGGGGTTCCATTTTAAGCAAGAAAAAGAGAGGAGAAATATACGATATTTTTCAAGCTTACGAAAAAATGAAGATGGAAAATGGTGAATTTGATCTGGCTGATTTTGTAATTGATCTTCACCATCGTCTCAGGCATGGAAAATTTGTGGGTGACCAAATGGAttttgtttatattgatgaGGTTCAGGATCTGACAATGAGTCAAATTGCTCTGTTTAAGCATGTGAGCAACAATGTTGAAGAAGGCTTTGTCTTTTCTGGTGATACAGCACAAACAATTGCCAGGGGTATTGATTTCCGGTTCCAAGATATACGGCATATCTTTTACAAGAAGTTTGTGTTGGAATCTAGAGGGAATGAGCCTcacgaaagaaaagaaaagggacaAATATCAGAAGTTAAACAATTGACTCAAAACTTCCGTACCCATGCTGGTGTATTGAAGTTATCACAGAGCATTGTTGAACTACTTTATCGTTTTTTCCCCCAATCTATTGATATTTTGGTACCTGAAACCAGTCTGATATATGGGGAAGCTCCGGTAGTGCTTGAATCCGGAGAAGATGAAAATGCAATCATAAAAATTTTTGGGAATAGTGGAAATGATAGTGCAAATATAGTTGGCTTCGGCGCAGAGCAAGTTATTTTGGTCCGTGATGATGATGCTAGGAAAGAAGTTTCCAAATTTGTTGGGAAGCATGCTCTTGTTCTGACCATAGTGGAATGCAAGGGGCTTGAATTCCAG GATGTACTCTTATACAACTTTTTTGGCTCATCACCAATGAAAAGGAAATGGAGCGTGATATATGATTATATGAAGGACCAAGATTTACTTGATTCCACATTGCCCCAACGCTTTCAACCGTTCAGTGAAGCCAAACACAACATCTTATGCTCTGAACTCAAACAATTATATGTTGCCGTTACTCGGACAAGACAGAGGTTGTGGGTTTGCGAGAATGCAGAAGAGATTTCCAAACCAATGTTTGACTATTGGAAGAAGAAATGTCTTGTACAAGTTAGGCAACTGGATGATTCCCTTGCACAAGCAATGCAAGTTGCAAGCAGCCCCGAGGAGTGGAAATCACGAGGCATTAAG CTATACCAGGAACATAACTATGAAATGGCCACAATGTGCTTTGAAAGAGCTGGTGATGCTTATTGGGAAAGAAGGTCCAAAGCTGCTGGCCTTAAAGCTATCGCTGATCGTATGCGGACTTCAAATCCTGAAGAGGCCAATACCATTCTTAAAGAAGCTGCTGAGATATTTGATGCTATAGGCAAGGCAGATTCCGCAGCTAGATGTTTTTCTGatttgggagagtatgaaagaGCAG CTAGGATTTATTTGGGTAAATGTGGTGACTTGGAAAGAGCTGGAGAATGTTTTTCTCTGGCAGGATGCTATCAAGATGCTGCGGATGTGTACGCTAAAGGCAATTTTTTCTCCGAGTGTCTCACTGTTTGTGCCAAAGGAAAGCTATTTGAAATGGGTTTGAAATACATCGAATATTGGAAGGAGCATCCAGTAGAGGACACTGCTGTGGCCACAAGAAGAGAAGGAATAGATAAAATTGAGCAGGAATTTCTGGAGAGCTGCGCACTTCACTATTGCGAGTTGAAAGATAACAGATCCATGATGAAGTTTGTTAGAGCTTTTCATTCTATAATTTCAATGCGAAACTTTTTGAAGAAGTACGCTAGTCTTGATGAGCTGCTTCTGTTGGAAGAAGGATTTGGAAACTATCTTGAGGCCGTAGAAGTAGCAAAACTGAAAGGCGATATTCTACTCGAAGCTGATTTCCTTGAAAAGGCTGGCAAGTTCAGAGAGGCATCGTTGCGTATTCTATTCTATGTGCTTGCCAACTCTCTTTGGTCATATGGCAGCAAGGGGTGGCCTATTAAGCAGTTTTCACAGAAGAAGGAGCTTTTATCAAAAGCCAAGTCGTGTGCTAACAATGAGTCTGAAAGCTTTTATGAGTTTGTTTGCACTGAGGTAGACATTTTATTAAATGAGCAGAGTAGCTTGGCTCTgatgaaaaaccaaatgaatgCCTGCGAGAGACATAGGAGTATTGGAGGTGAAATTTTGTCGGCTCGAAAAATACTGGATGCTCATCTTTCTTCAAGTGCCAATAAGTACTTGTGGGAAAAAGAATTGGTTGATGATCCAGTAAAGCGTTCAGAAGACAGGATATCTGAGAACCAGGTTTCTATACATTCGTTGATGTACATCTGGAACTTTTGGAAGGATAAAATTGCTTACATGATTGAATGTCTTGGATGCCTTGATACCCAAGATTTTAATGAATCCCAAAAGAATGgagaattttgttttaattactTTGGAGTATGGGGGTTGTATCAGAATTTTAATCCAGTCTATGTGCTACTGAtttctgatgctgattgggctcgAGGCCTGGACAAAAGACATCATGGGAAGTTGGTCTCCATTGATGCTCGCCAGCTTGCTTCAGCCGCTAGGAAGTATTGGAGTTCAGAATTGCTCTCAGTTGGCATGAAGGTTCTGGACAAACTTGAAGTGCTTTACAAGTTTCCAATGAAGAATCATGATCCATCGTTCTCCCAAAGCTGGTGTCTTATCCATATCCGTGAGGTCGCAGTATGTCTTTTGCAATCAAAATATTTGAAGCTAAGGGATCAAGATACTAAGACGCTGCGGAGGTTTGTTACTTCTTCGACTGAGAGTGTTGTTGCTCGAATATTTCCCTTGGATTCAAGGAATTCCGTGACAGAGAATATGATTTCCTTTAGAAGAAATGATGCTTCAAAGAATGTCCTGAAACAAGTAATAGTTGAGTATACCAGCCCGAAGAACACGCTGTCTCTTGGGAAAATTGGAAGGCTTCTAATGGTCATTCTGGGGTCTGGTAAGCTGAATAGTGAACTGTATGAGCTTGTGAAAGATCTGGAGGGCAACTCACCATGGATGGCGTTTATCAGGATTCTCTGTAGGGATATTAAACCGGGAAATGCCAGTCAAGTACCGAGAGAGGTGTCAGTTATATGGAGGTTACATGAAGCTTTAGTTGAAACTTATAGGTCAAACTGGAGGGTTAATGATTACATATCGCCTGGTTGCTTTATGTACCTTGTAGAGCGCCTTGTGACTTTGGCAACTTGCTTTCAAGGTTTTGTTATCACTACACGCTCCTGTTTTGTGGAATGGCTTCTATACCAAGATGAAGACACCAACTTGAGTCTCATGACGGCCGATGTGCGACCATCTTTGAATGAGATTGTTGGTTTTGTGATTGATGTGGTTTGTGGCTGCATTTTCAATAAGGAAGATATGATTGAATGGATCAAAAAGTCCAGCACAAATTGGAAGAACGATTATTCACCACTCTTGCTGAGATTGGTTGTGCTGCTTTGCATGGTTTGTGTGAACTTTGGGAAGGGTCTACATATACTGGATGATTTGCTGGGGAGGAACGATATCAATCAACTGCTTCCGTGGGAGTTTTATGCTGTCCTTAAAAGCAGGAGGAGCCGCAAATCCCCAATCATAAATGTGCATGTGCTAGTAGCTGCTGCTCTTCAGAAGATCGGAAATACTATGGTAATTGCAAGTTTTGGGGTCAATTGTTCAAGGTTCTTATGTTCAGATGCCATCTTTGTGGACATGAAGGCCAGCCAGTCCCAGTCCAGGGATGACATCTATAGAAAATTGTTTCCTAAGCTTCCCGTCCTGCAAGCTTCACACGCTAAATCTGTTGAAGCAGCAGCTACTCAATCTAGCAGTCGTGCCATTTCTGAGGAGGGGAAGAATTGTAAGATTTTGCCTTCAAACTCTGGTGTGGTGGAACCATTAGAGACTAGTGTTGGGGACAGTCAAAATGCAGGTGAGGAACATTCTGTATCGAACGAGTCAAATCCAAAGTCTTCGCCCGCGGACGCTGCTTCTGGATCCCAGCATGGCAGCAGTAAGGAAACTGGAAACCAGGGGAAGAACAATGGCCAGAACAAGGAAGTCGGTGCCGCGTCTGGATCCCAACGTGGCAGCAATGAAACTGGAAACCAGGGGAAGAAAAAGGGCAAGAACAAGAGACCCAAGAAGAAAGGAGGCAGAAAGTAG
- the LOC103451490 gene encoding protein SLOW GREEN 1, chloroplastic-like produces the protein MNSSSTLASSSSSSSFFQYKRLPTKPTQPSHLRFAPPNSHNVPALKVTASSSAHHHRTLLTGNSHSNPNPILQTLKRYAKAAVLIGVTAAVFTTKASTLLARAEPPPALTEEAPTPVTDDENNQSSSPLSDFLGSNSEAIDALKSLLQQKLENGEDDEALKILQRLVAAQPSATEWKFMMARVLSEMGENESARRVFEEILASNPLSFEALFENALLMDRCGEGEAVIKRLEDALQVAEEENKAKEARDVKLIMAQVQFLQKNVEDALNSYNELVKEDPKDLRPYFCRGMIYSLLDRNAEATEQFEKYRQLSPKKFEVDGYLRKPLSRVKASSSISCGTFQIELQRLELSML, from the exons ATGAACTCCTCCTCCACTCTCGCCTCCTCCTCTtcatcctcctctttcttccaaTACAAACGCCTTCCCACTAAACCAACCCAACCTTCTCATCTCCGTTTTGCCCCTCCCAATTCCCACAATGTCCCTGCCCTCAAAGTCACAGCCTCCTCCTCCGCCCACCACCACCGCACCCTCCTCACAGGTAACTCCCACAGCAACCCAAACCCGATTCTCCAAACTCTCAAACGCTACGCCAAAGCGGCCGTTCTCATCGGAGTCACCGCCGCCGTGTTCACCACCAAGGCCTCGACTTTGCTCGCCAGAGCCGAACCTCCGCCTGCATTGACCGAAGAAGCGCCGACCCCGGTCACAGATGACGAGAACAACCAATCTTCATCGCCATTATCCGACTTCCTGGGTTCGAATTCGGAAGCCATCGATGCCCTGAAATCGCTTCTGCAGCAGAAGCTCGAAAATGGCGAGGACGACGAGGCGCTCAAGATCCTGCAGCGCTTGGTCGCGGCGCAACCCTCCGCCACCGAGTGGAAATTCATGATGGCTAGAGTTCTCAGCGAAATGGGCGAAAACGAAAGTGCCCGCCGAGTGTTCGAGGAAATACTCGCCTCGAACCCCTTGTCATTCGAGGCGTTGTTCGAGAACGCCCTGTTGATGGACCGCTGCGGCGAAGGCGAGGCCGTGATAAAGCGATTGGAGGACGCATTGCAGGTTGCGGAGGAGGAGAACAAGGCGAAGGAGGCTCGAGACGTTAAATTGATAATGGCGCAGGTTCAGTTCCTGCAGAAGAATGTGGAGGACGCATTGAATAGCTACAATGAATTGGTAAAGGAGGACCCGAAAGACTTGCGGCCGTACTTTTGCCGTGGGATGATTTACAGTTTGCTTGATCGGAATGCGGAGGCGACGGAGCAGTTTGAGAAGTACCGGCAGCTTTCCCCGAAGAAGTTCGAGGTGGATGGCTACTTGAGGAAGCCATTGTCGAGAGTCAAG GCATCAAGTTCGATTAGTTGTGGAACATTCCAGATTGAACTTCAACGACTCGAACTATCTATGTTGTAA